In Tistrella mobilis, the genomic window ATCTGGCGCCCGATCCTGAACAGACCCGGCTGCTTCTGGACAGCGGCGCCACCGCCATCGCCTACGAGACCGTCACCGATGCGGCGGGCCGCCTGCCGCTGCTGGCGCCGATGAGCGAGGTCGCCGGCCGCATGTCGGTCCAGGCCGCCGCCCATGCGCTGGAAAAGACCCAGGGCGGGCGCGGGGTGCTGATGGGCGGCGTACCGGGTGTTCGCCCGGCGCGGGTGGTGGTGCTGGGCGGTGGCGTGGTCGGCACCAATGCCGCGCGGCTCGCCATCGGGCTTGGCGCCGAGGTGGTGGTGATCGACCGTTCGCTCAACCGGCTGAAGGAGCTGGACGGGCTTTACGGCCCGGCCATGCGCACCCTCTATGCCACGCGTGAGACCATCGAAGAGGCCGTGATTACGGCCGATGCGGTGATCGGCGCGGTGCTGGTGCCGGGGGCGGCGGCGCCCAAACTGATCGACCGGCCGCTCCTCAGCCGCATGCAGCCGGGGGCGGTGCTGGTCGATGTCGCCATCGACCAGGGCGGCTGTTTCGAAACCTCGCGCGCCACCACCCATCGCCAGCCGACCTACGAGGTCGACGGCATCGTCCATTACTGCGTCGCCAACATGCCGGGCGGCGTTGCCCGCACCTCGACCTTCGCGCTCAACAACGCGACCCTGCCTTTCGTGCTGGCGCTGGCCGACAAGGGGGCCGCCCGGGCGCTGGCCGAAGATCCGCATCTGATGAACGGTCTGAACGTCCATGCCGGACAGCTGACCATCGAGGCCGTGGCCGAGGCCCAGAACCTGACCGCCGTCACCCCCGCCGACGCGCTCTCGCGCGCCGCCTGACGGCCGGCCGGGTTGCTCCCGCCTGAACCTCGCCACCGTCCGACGCCCGCAGGCCTGGCCTGCGGGCGTCGGTTCGTTTCCGGGGCAGCTGCCATGACCGGATCACACCCCCCGCCGCGTCAACCTGAACGCCGCGATGATGCCGATCAGACCCACCGGCAGGAAGGCGGCGAAGACCCAGAAGCCGACGGTTTCCGCCGTGGCGGGTTCGGGCAGGGCGCCGGCATGGGCGCCGCCGAAGCCTGAGAGATTGGCGGCGATGCCGGCGGCCGCGGCGCCCAGCGCATAGCCCAGGATCTGCATGGTCGGCACGGCCGAGGAGGCGCTTTCGCGGACCTCTTCGGGTACGGCAGAGACGATCCGGCGGACCAGGAAGGCCCAGCACATGCCGAAGCCGATGCCCTGAGCGGTCGCGAAGGGGGCCACCATCCACAGCTCGCCATGGGGCACGACCAGCGCGAAGCCGGCGACACCGGCCACGATCACCAGGGCGCCGATGCGGATCAGCCAGGGCTCCAGCCGGGCGCCGGCGCCCGAGAGCAGGATGGCGGCCAGCGTCCAGGCCACGCTTTCGATCGCGACCAGATAGCCCGCGGTCAGGGCGTCTGCCCCATGCAGCACCACGAACAGGATCGGGCCGTAAACGGTGAAGGGCACGGTTGCCGCCGAAAGCGTCAGCACCATGGCGAGCCCCATGCCCTGGCGGCGGCGGAGATCGAGCGCACCCGGCGGCAGCAGGCCCTGGCCAAGGGGGGCCCGGCCGTCCCGGCGGAAGAACAGGGTGAGCAGGGCAAGGCCGCCCAGGCCCGTGACGGCTGCGGTCGCCACATCGCCGGTCACCCCGGCGGTCGCCACTGCCAGCACCGCCACGATCAGCAGGGCCAGCCGGCCGGTGGGGACCGCGGCCGAGGGCAGGGCATGGGCGTCGCCCGATCCGGCGGCCGCCTCGGCCGCCGCGGTCACCCGGCGGAGCAGCAGCCCGCCCGCCACCGCCACCAGGGCAGCCTGGGCGCCGAAGGCCCAGAAGGCGCCGCGCCAGAGCCCGGCATCGGCAAACAGCCCGCCGACCAGCGGCCCGGCCAGGGCGGACGCCCCCCACAACCCCGACATGATCGCATAGAGCCGGGGCCAGAGCCTGGGTTCGTAAAGCCTGGAGACCGAGACATGGGCAAGCGCCACCAGCATGCCGCCGCCCAGCCCCTGGACCAGCCGGCCGGCAAGCAGCGTGCCCATATCGGGGGCGACGGCGCTGATGACGCAGCCGATGGCGAAGGTGGTGGCGGCCAGGGTGGTCGCCCGGCCCAGCCCGGCGGCGCGTGCCGCAAGCCCGGTGCAGGCGCCGGCCACGATCGAGCCCAGTTCGTACAGCGCGAGCGCCCAGTTCACCCAGGCGAGCCCGCCGATCTCCATCGTCACCGCCGGCATCACGGTCGTGGTCAGCAGGCTGTCGGCGGCATGCAACCAGATGCCCAGGCACAGCACCATGAAGGCGCCGAAACGTCCGCCGCGGCGGATCTCGGCCCAGTCACCGGCCGGGGTGCCGGTGGTCGTGCGGCCTGCGGGGGACATGGCGGCTCCTTTTTCCAAGTTCAAACTTGTTTTAATCCGGCAAATGCCGCTTCACAAGCCCAAACCGCCGGCCCTCCTGTTGGTTGACGCCTGACGCGCTGTCCGATCCTTCCGGCTGTGCTGGGCCGATCCCGCGCCGTCAGAAGCGGAAGCGGTCCAGGGTCAGGCCCTCGATCGGAATTTCGGGCACGCGGCCCGAGACCAGATCTGCCACCACCCGGCCCGATCCGGCGGCCATGGTCCAGCCCAGCGTGCCATGGCCGGTGTTGAGGAACAGGTTGCGGAAGCGGGTGGGGCCGATCACCGGCACACCATCGGGGCTGGCCGGCCTGAGCCCGCACCAGTATTCCGGCACCGCATCGCGGGCGATGTCGGGGAAGACCGCCTGCACGCCCTTCAGGATCGCTTCCGAGCGGATCCTGTTCAGGCCGAGATCATAGCCGGCAAGCTCTGCCGTGCCGGCGGCGCGCAGCCGGTCGCCCAACCGGGTGAACACGATCCGGCGGGCGTCGTCGGTCAGGCTGCCCCGGGGCGCGTCGTTGCGCCCGGCGACGTTCAGCGTCACCGAATAGCCCTTCAGGGGATAGACCGGCAGGCGGATGCCGATCCGGCGCAGCAGCAGCGGCGTATAGCTGCCCATGGCGGCAACGACGGCATCGGCCTCGATCTGCGTGCCCATGTCCAGCCGTATGGCGGTCACCCGGTCGCCGCTGGTTTCCAGCATCTCGACACTCCGGCCATAGAGCAGGCGACCGCCCCTGGCGGCAACGGCGTCAGCCAGCCGGGCGGTGAACAGATGCGCATCCCCCTGCTCGTCGATCGGGCTCAACACGCCGCCGGCCAGCCGGCCCTGCACCGGTGCCAGGGCGGGTTCATGGGCGACGCACCCGGCCGGGTCCAGCACCTGATGAGGGATGCCGAGCGTGCGGTCCAGCTCCGCCGCATGCCGGCAGGCATGCCCGAAACCTTTCTGATCCTCGAACACATGCAGGATGCCGCGGTGCGCCTCGTCATAGGCGAAGCCTTCCGCGGCGCGGATCGCTTTCATGCCGTCGAGCGAATAGCGGGCAAGCCGCCAGGCGCGTTCGGTGTTGCGGCGGGCAGCCGCGCGGGTGCAATTGGCCAGGAACCGCAGGCCGAAGCGCCAGAGATCCGGATCGGCGCGCCAGCGGAACACCAGCGGCGCATCCTCGCGCAGCAGCCATCCGGGCAACGATTTCAGCGTGACGGGGTTTGCCCAGGGTTCGGCATGGCTGGGGCTGATCTGGCCGCCATTGGCGAAACTGGTCTCAAGCCCCGGCCCCATCCTGCGGTCGACGACCGTGACCTCATGCCCCTGATCGGCAAGGTGCCAGGCGGTGGCCATGCCCACCACACCGGCGCCCAGAACCACCACCTTCACGAACCGGACCCTCCTTCGGGGCGATGGCGGCGGATATGTCGGCGGGCCTGCGACCGCGCGCCGCCTTGTCCGGTGCAGGCGCCCCAGGATATAAGCCCCTCTGGCGCTCGGGCCAAGCTTTCCGCCAGGATCGACCCACGATACGGACCTCAACCGGAAGGAAGACGGATGACGCGGACGATCTGGATCATCGGCACGCTGGGCGCGCTGATCGCCGTCGCGGCGGGTGCCTTCGCGACCCACGGGCTGGAGCAGGCGGGGGATCTTCACACCGCGCAGATCGTGCGCACCGGCGCGCTCTACGGCCTGGTTCACTCCCTGGTGCTGATGATCCTGGCGGTGCTGCGGCCGCTGGTCGATCGCGGCCTGGTCGTGCTGGACGCGCGGCTGCTGATGGCCGCTGCCGGCGCACTGGCCGCCGGTGCGATCCTGTTTCCCGGCAGTCTCTACCTCTATGCCGCCACCGGCTGGCGGCCGCTGGTCTTCGTGACCCCGGTGGGCGGCACCGCCTTTCTGATCGGCTGGGTGCTGGCGACGCTGGCGGCGCTGAAGCGGCCGCGGAGGCGCTGATCCATCGACGTCGATATATCGACGTCAATGTACCTCCGCCCGACCCGATTACATCGATATCGATATATCGATGTCGATGCATCTGATCGACCCTCGGGCGTGCATCCGTGTGTGTGACGCAACCCTTGCGCGGTCGAACATCGCTTGAAATTCTGCTTAATGGTTTAATGCCTTGAACCCACCGGTCGCGATGCTACCCTCTGGCCAGAGATGAGGCTTTCACGGGACCAGACGGGCCATGGACCAGACCACGCAGCCGGCCAAATTCACGGGCACCGACAGCTACGTCGCGACCGAGGACCTGATGATGGCGGTCAACGCCGCCCTCACCCTCGGCCGTCCGCTGCTGATCAAGGGCGAGCCCGGCACCGGCAAGACCATGCTGGCGGAAGAGGTGGCGCGCGCCCTTGGCCGGCCGCTTCACCAGTGGCATGTGAAGTCGACCAGCAAGGCGCAGCAGGGCCTGTACGAATATGACGCCGTCTCGCGCCTGCGCGACAGCCAGCTGGGTGACGACCGGGTCAAGGACGTCAGCAATTACATCCTGCGCGGCGCGCTGTGGGAGGCCTTCGCCAGCGATGAACCCTCGGTCGTGCTGATCGACGAGATCGACAAGGCCGATATCGAGTTCCCGAACGACCTGCTTCGCGAACTCGATCGGATGGAGTTCTACGTCTACGAAACCCGCGAGACCGTCCGCGCCGTCCATCGGCCGCTGGTGATCATCACCTCGAACAACGAGAAAGAGCTGCCCGACGCCTTCCTGCGCCGCTGCTTCTTCCACTTCATCGCCTTCCCCGATGCCGATACGATGCGCGCCATCGTCGACGTGCATTATCCGGGCATCAAGCAGATGCTGGTCAAGGAGGCGCTGGAAATCTTCTTCAGCGTGCGCGAGATGCCCGGGCTGAAGAAGAAGCCCTCCACCTCGGAACTGCTCGACTGGCTGAAGCTGCTGCTGGCCGAGGATCTGGATGCCGAGACGCTGCGCGAGTCCAAGGACAAGGCCCTGCCGCCGCTTTACGGCGCGCTGATCAAGAACGAGCAGGACGTGTCGCTGGCCCAGCGCCTGGTGTTCATGGCCCGCCGTCGGGCCGAAGGCCCCGGCCGTCCGGGCTGAGCCCCGGCACAGGGCTGACAGTGGTACACAGGTCGAGGCGAGAGGGCGGGTCCGGATGCTGATCGATTTCTTCTTCAAGCTTCGCGAGGCGAAGCTGCCGGTCACGATCAATGAATATCTGGTCCTGATCGAGGGCATGAAGGCCGGGCTCGCCCAGTTCTCCCCTGAGGAGTTCTATTACCTCGCCCGCACCTCGCTGGTGAAGAACGAGAAGCATTTCGACCGCTTCGACCAGGTCTTCGCCGCCTATTACAAGGGTGCCCAGGCCCATTTCACTGCCATCGAGGGCCAGATCCCCGAGGAATGGCTGCGCAAGCTGGCCGAGAAGCATCTTACGCCCGAAGAGATGGCCGAGATCGAGGCGCTGGGCGGTTGGGAAAAGCTGATGGAGACGCTGAAACAGCGTCTCGAAGAGCAGAAGGGGCGCCATCAGGGCGGCAACAAATGGATCGGCACGGCCGGTACCAGCCCCTTCGGCGCCTATGGCTACAACCCGGAAGGCGTGCGCATCGGTCAGGACCGCTCGCGTCATCGCCGGGCGGTGAAGGTCTGGGATCAGCGCGCCTTCAAGAACTATGACGACGATGTCGAGCTGGG contains:
- a CDS encoding DUF423 domain-containing protein; this translates as MTRTIWIIGTLGALIAVAAGAFATHGLEQAGDLHTAQIVRTGALYGLVHSLVLMILAVLRPLVDRGLVVLDARLLMAAAGALAAGAILFPGSLYLYAATGWRPLVFVTPVGGTAFLIGWVLATLAALKRPRRR
- a CDS encoding D-amino acid dehydrogenase, whose product is MKVVVLGAGVVGMATAWHLADQGHEVTVVDRRMGPGLETSFANGGQISPSHAEPWANPVTLKSLPGWLLREDAPLVFRWRADPDLWRFGLRFLANCTRAAARRNTERAWRLARYSLDGMKAIRAAEGFAYDEAHRGILHVFEDQKGFGHACRHAAELDRTLGIPHQVLDPAGCVAHEPALAPVQGRLAGGVLSPIDEQGDAHLFTARLADAVAARGGRLLYGRSVEMLETSGDRVTAIRLDMGTQIEADAVVAAMGSYTPLLLRRIGIRLPVYPLKGYSVTLNVAGRNDAPRGSLTDDARRIVFTRLGDRLRAAGTAELAGYDLGLNRIRSEAILKGVQAVFPDIARDAVPEYWCGLRPASPDGVPVIGPTRFRNLFLNTGHGTLGWTMAAGSGRVVADLVSGRVPEIPIEGLTLDRFRF
- a CDS encoding AAA family ATPase — protein: MDQTTQPAKFTGTDSYVATEDLMMAVNAALTLGRPLLIKGEPGTGKTMLAEEVARALGRPLHQWHVKSTSKAQQGLYEYDAVSRLRDSQLGDDRVKDVSNYILRGALWEAFASDEPSVVLIDEIDKADIEFPNDLLRELDRMEFYVYETRETVRAVHRPLVIITSNNEKELPDAFLRRCFFHFIAFPDADTMRAIVDVHYPGIKQMLVKEALEIFFSVREMPGLKKKPSTSELLDWLKLLLAEDLDAETLRESKDKALPPLYGALIKNEQDVSLAQRLVFMARRRAEGPGRPG
- the ald gene encoding alanine dehydrogenase, whose protein sequence is MLLGVPKEIKTDEHRVGLTPAAVRELVHHGHNVLVEQGAGLGAGLDDAAYEAAGATIVADAEEVFARGDMIVKVKEPQPVECRRLRPGQLLFTYLHLAPDPEQTRLLLDSGATAIAYETVTDAAGRLPLLAPMSEVAGRMSVQAAAHALEKTQGGRGVLMGGVPGVRPARVVVLGGGVVGTNAARLAIGLGAEVVVIDRSLNRLKELDGLYGPAMRTLYATRETIEEAVITADAVIGAVLVPGAAAPKLIDRPLLSRMQPGAVLVDVAIDQGGCFETSRATTHRQPTYEVDGIVHYCVANMPGGVARTSTFALNNATLPFVLALADKGAARALAEDPHLMNGLNVHAGQLTIEAVAEAQNLTAVTPADALSRAA
- a CDS encoding MFS transporter, encoding MSPAGRTTTGTPAGDWAEIRRGGRFGAFMVLCLGIWLHAADSLLTTTVMPAVTMEIGGLAWVNWALALYELGSIVAGACTGLAARAAGLGRATTLAATTFAIGCVISAVAPDMGTLLAGRLVQGLGGGMLVALAHVSVSRLYEPRLWPRLYAIMSGLWGASALAGPLVGGLFADAGLWRGAFWAFGAQAALVAVAGGLLLRRVTAAAEAAAGSGDAHALPSAAVPTGRLALLIVAVLAVATAGVTGDVATAAVTGLGGLALLTLFFRRDGRAPLGQGLLPPGALDLRRRQGMGLAMVLTLSAATVPFTVYGPILFVVLHGADALTAGYLVAIESVAWTLAAILLSGAGARLEPWLIRIGALVIVAGVAGFALVVPHGELWMVAPFATAQGIGFGMCWAFLVRRIVSAVPEEVRESASSAVPTMQILGYALGAAAAGIAANLSGFGGAHAGALPEPATAETVGFWVFAAFLPVGLIGIIAAFRLTRRGV